In Juglans microcarpa x Juglans regia isolate MS1-56 chromosome 8D, Jm3101_v1.0, whole genome shotgun sequence, the following are encoded in one genomic region:
- the LOC121242674 gene encoding protein C2-DOMAIN ABA-RELATED 4-like isoform X1: MTDSSAAGGRSSSLMDNLLGLLRIRVKRGVNLAVRDVCSSDPYVVIKMAKQKLKTSVIKKDVNPEWNEDLTLSVTDPNLPIKLTVYDHDTFTKDDKMGDAEFDIKDYVDALRMNLKDLPSGTIIRRVQPSRQNCLVEESCITWNEGKLVQDLCLRLRNVECGEVEIQLQWIDLPGSKGL, from the exons ATGACAGATTCTTCAGCCGCCGGAGGCCGGTCTTCGTCCCTAATGGACAATTTGCTCGGACTCCTCAGGATTCGCGTCAAGCGTGGCGTTAATCTCGCCGTCCGCGACGTCTGTAGCAGTGACCCTTACGTTGTCATCAAGATGGCCAAACAG AAACTCAAGACAAGTGTCATTAAAAAGGATGTTAATCCTGAGTGGAATGAAGATCTAACTCTGTCAGTTACAGACCCTAATCTTCCAATCAAGCTG ACTGTTTATGATCATGACACATTCACCAAAGATGACAAAATGGGAGATGCCGAGTTTGACATCAAGGATTATGTAGATGCCTTGAGGATGAATTTAAAAGACCTTCCAAGTGGCACCATAATCAGAAGAGTACAGCCAAGCAGGCAAAACTGCTTGGTTGAAGAGAGCTGCATAACATGGAACGAAGGCAAGCTGGTCCAAGATCTCTGCCTCAGATTGAGAAATGTGGAATGTGGGGAAGTGGAAATCCAATTGCAATGGATTGATCTTCCTGGTTCCAAGGGTTTGTAA
- the LOC121242674 gene encoding protein C2-DOMAIN ABA-RELATED 4-like isoform X2 yields the protein MTDSSAAGGRSSSLMDNLLGLLRIRVKRGVNLAVRDVCSSDPYVVIKMAKQTVYDHDTFTKDDKMGDAEFDIKDYVDALRMNLKDLPSGTIIRRVQPSRQNCLVEESCITWNEGKLVQDLCLRLRNVECGEVEIQLQWIDLPGSKGL from the exons ATGACAGATTCTTCAGCCGCCGGAGGCCGGTCTTCGTCCCTAATGGACAATTTGCTCGGACTCCTCAGGATTCGCGTCAAGCGTGGCGTTAATCTCGCCGTCCGCGACGTCTGTAGCAGTGACCCTTACGTTGTCATCAAGATGGCCAAACAG ACTGTTTATGATCATGACACATTCACCAAAGATGACAAAATGGGAGATGCCGAGTTTGACATCAAGGATTATGTAGATGCCTTGAGGATGAATTTAAAAGACCTTCCAAGTGGCACCATAATCAGAAGAGTACAGCCAAGCAGGCAAAACTGCTTGGTTGAAGAGAGCTGCATAACATGGAACGAAGGCAAGCTGGTCCAAGATCTCTGCCTCAGATTGAGAAATGTGGAATGTGGGGAAGTGGAAATCCAATTGCAATGGATTGATCTTCCTGGTTCCAAGGGTTTGTAA
- the LOC121242673 gene encoding auxin efflux carrier component 1-like: MITLSDFYHVMTAMVPLYVAMILAYGSVKWWKIFTPDQCSGINRFVALFAVPLLSFHFISTNDPYTMNMRFIAADTLQKIIVLVVLAVWTKVSKRGCLEWTITLFSLSSLPNTLVMGIPLLKGMYGDFSGSLMVQIVVLQCIIWYTLMLFLFEFRGARMLISEQFPDTAGSIVSIHVDSDIMSLDGRQPLETEAAIKEDGKLHVTVRKSNASRSDIFSRRSQGLSSTTPRPSNLTNAEIYSLQSSRNPTPRGSSFNHTDFYSMMAGGRNSNFGASDVYGLSASRGPTPRPSNYEEDGAVGGKPRFHYHAGAGGGGGAGHYPAPNPGMFSPTGSKNVGVNANAKKPNGQAQQKPEDGARDLHMFVWSSSASPVSDVFGGHEYGAHDQKDVRLAVSPGKVEGHRENQDYLERDEFSFGNRGLEGEMNNVEAEKVGDGKPKTMPPTSVMTRLILIMVWRKLIRNPNTYSSLIGLTWALVSFRWHVEMPAIIAKSISILSDAGLGMAMFSLGLFMALQPRIIACGNSIAAFAMAVRFLAGPAVMAAASIAVGLKGVLLHVAIVQAALPQGIVPFVFAKEYNVHPDILSTAVIFGMLIALPITLVYYILLGV, translated from the exons ATGATCACACTATCAGATTTCTACCATGTTATGACTGCAATGGTGCCACTTTATGTGGCTATGATCTTAGCCTATGGCTCAGTGAAATGGTGGAAGATCTTCACGCCAGACCAGTGCTCTGGTATCAACCGTTTTGTGGCTCTCTTTGCCGTCCCTCTCCTCTCCTTCCACTTCATCTCCACCAATGATCCCTACACCATGAATATGCGGTTCATTGCTGCTGATACCCTTCAAAAAATCATCGTTTTAGTTGTTCTTGCCGTTTGGACTAAGGTGAGCAAAAGGGGTTGCTTGGAATGGACAATTACTCTATTCTCACTCTCAAGTCTACCCAACACTTTGGTCATGGGCATCCCTTTGCTTAAAGGAATGTATGGTGACTTTTCTGGGAGTTTGATGGTCCAAATTGTGGTCCTTCAGTGCATCATTTGGTACACTTTGATGCTCTTCTTATTTGAGTTCAGAGGTGCTAGAATGCTCATATCTGAGCAGTTCCCAGATACAGCAGGCTCCATTGTCTCAATCCATGTTGACTCTGACATCATGTCACTGGACGGAAGGCAGCCTCTAGAAACCGAAGCTGCAATCAAAGAAGATGGAAAACTTCATGTCACTGTAAGAAAATCCAATGCTTCAAGATCAGATATCTTCTCAAGAAGGTCACAAGGTTTGTCATCGACAACTCCCAGACCGTCCAATCTAACCAATGCAGAGATATACTCCTTGCAATCTTCAAGAAACCCAACTCCAAGAGGGTCTAGTTTCAATCATACAGACTTCTATTCAATGATGGCTGGTGGCAGGAACTCAAACTTCGGAGCCTCCGATGTTTATGGCCTCTCAGCTTCACGAGGCCCAACACCAAGGCCTTCGAATTATGAGGAAGATGGTGCAGTCGGTGGCAAGCCGAGGTTCCATTACCATGCTggggctggtggtggtggtggtgctggGCATTACCCTGCACCAAATCCGGGAATGTTTTCACCAACGGGTTCCAAAAATGTTGGTGTTAATGCAAATGCAAAGAAGCCGAATGGCCAAGCTCAGCAGAAGCCAGAAGATGGTGCTAGGGACCTTCATATGTTTGTTTGGAGCTCTAGTGCTTCTCCCGTATCAGATGTTTTTGGTGGACATGAATATGGAGCTCATGATCAGAAAGACGTGAGATTGGCTGTTTCTCCAGGAAAAG TGGAGGGTCACAGAGAGAATCAAGATTACTTAGAGAGAGATGAATTCAGCTTTGGGAACAGAGGGTTAGAAGGAGAGATGAACAACGTTGAAGCTGAGAAAGTGGGAGATGGAAAGCCTAAGACCATGCCACCAACAAGTGTCATGACCAGGCTTATACTCATCATGGTTTGGAGAAAGCTCATTAGAAACCCCAACACCTATTCAAGCCTAATAGGTCTCACTTGGGCACTGGTCTCATTCAG GTGGCATGTTGAAATGCCTGCCATCATAGCAAAGTCCATTTCCATACTGTCAGATGCAGGGCTTGGCATGGCCATGTTCAGTCTAG GTCTGTTCATGGCTTTGCAACCGAGGATCATAGCATGTGGAAATTCCATTGCAGCTTTTGCTATGGCCGTGAGATTCCTTGCTGGTCCAGCTGTCATGGCAGCAGCTTCCATTGCTGTTGGCCTTAAGGGCGTTCTCTTACATGTTGCCATTGTCCAG GCAGCTCTCCCACAAGGAATCGTCCCCTTTGTCTTTGCCAAGGAGTACAATGTACATCCTGACATTCTCAGCACAGC TGTTATATTTGGGATGCTAATTGCATTGCCCATAACGCTCGTCTACTACATCTTGTTGGGGGTATGA